From Neodiprion pinetum isolate iyNeoPine1 chromosome 7, iyNeoPine1.2, whole genome shotgun sequence, a single genomic window includes:
- the LOC124223057 gene encoding uncharacterized protein, which produces MLDSIMIRLIQKLGKGSILQKPVLPIVYREARRRDSNLKVLWMLRIRACMFLCSLLGPKDVSPCVCIADDPRDKSGLKRISEQFNRKRLKMASAKQKVQSISAQDDAAAEIDEHSKEAKEAPEAGSSKVDGAGKSPEQNLQQLDTNITTPIEKITSAKQKEQSISEQDYVTVEMDEYWNEAMKEALEASSSKVDGAGKSPEQNLQQLDTNIITPIEKITSAKQKEQSISEQDDVTVEMDDYWNEEMTEALEASSSKVDGFGRPATEEICQRMDSRMMTLTEQLKLIEGQIGKLNVQDPKCRNRKPIAIPEPPSPDTLTGKPLLAELMKSIGQLTVERDILQVKLRIMASEIKVHNPKSRVRKKAQVAMTDVTSAFDLAKNELRLLEEEAANLIEPFDKLTDDVEEFRFIRKLREQLESDELVLFRHTGKE; this is translated from the exons ATGCTTGATTCGATCATGATTCGATTAATTCAGAAATTGGGGAAGGGCTCGATTCTACAGAAACCAGTTCTACCAATCGTATACCGTGAAGCGCGAAGAAgagattcaaatttgaaa GTACTTTGGATGTTGCGAATTCGAGCGTGTATGTTTTTGTGTTCGCTCTTGGGTCCAAAGGACGTGTCACCTTGTGTGTGTATCGCGGATGACCCGAGAGACAAATCGGGTCTAAAGAGGATTAGCGAGCAGTTTAACCGCAAACGCCTAAAG ATGGCTTCTGCAAAACAAAAAGTACAAAGTATCAGCGCGCAAGATGACGCAGCCGCCGAAATTGATGAGCATTCGAAAGAAGCAAAAGAAGCTCCCGAAGCTGGCAGCAGTAAAGTTGACGGAGCTGGTAAGTCGCCTGAACAAAATCTTCAACAACTGGACACCAACATAACCACTCCGATTGAGAAG ATAACTTCtgcaaaacaaaaagaacAAAGTATCAGCGAGCAAGATTACGTAACCGTCGAAATGGATGAGTATTGGAATGAAGCAATGAAGGAAGCTCTTGAAGCTAGCAGCAGTAAAGTTGACGGAGCTGGTAAGTCGCCTGAACAAAATCTTCAACAACTGGACACCAACATAATCACTCCGATTGAGAAG ATAACTTCtgcaaaacaaaaagaacAAAGTATCAGCGAGCAAGATGACGTAACCGTCGAAATGGATGATTATTGGAATGAAGAAATGACGGAAGCTCTCGAAGCTAGCAGCAGTAAAGTTGACGGATTTGGTAGGCCTGCTACAGAAGAAATTTGTCAAAGAATGGACAGCAGAATGATGACTCTGACTGAGCAG CTCAAGCTAATCGAAGGGCAGATTGGGAAGCTGAATGTTCAAGATCCAAAATGTCGAAATAGAAAACCAATAGCAATACCTGAGCCTCCATCTCCTGATACCTTGACGGGTAAACCGTTACTTGCTGAGTTAATGAAAAGTATTGGTCAACTCACTGTAGAACGTGATATTCTTCAAGTAAAGCTTCGTATCATG GCTTCAGAAATCAAAGTGCACAATCCAAAATCGCGAGTAAGAAAGAAGGCCCAAGTTGCGATGACCGATGTAACCTCAGCATTTGACCTAGCGAAAAATGAACTACGTTTATTGGAAGAAGAGGCCGCCAATCTT
- the Art1 gene encoding protein arginine N-methyltransferase 1 isoform X1 has translation MAANSEVPVDISESNALGSDHTTLKMETMEVAEPVVPLGKDAATPNDKEAVSVDDMTSRDYYFDSYAHFGIHEEMLKDEIRTMTYRNSMYHNKHLFKGKTVLDIGCGTGILSMFAAKAGAARVIGIECSNIVEYAKKIVEANQLSNVITILKGKVEEVTLPDGIEKVDIIISEWMGYCLFYESMLDTVLFARDKWLCEDGMLFPDKATLFICGIEDRQYKDEKINWWDDVYGFDMSSIRKVAISEPLVDVVDPKQVVTNACLIKEVDLYTVTKADLDFTSPFNLQVRRNDYVQALVTFFNIEFTKCHKRIGFSTAPEAQYTHWKQTVFYFDDYMTVKKGEEIYGVFSMKPNARNNRDLDFSIELDFKGELCEVHETNTYRMR, from the exons atggcggcGAACAGCGAAGTGCCGGTGGACATCAGCGAGAGTAACGCACTTGGCAGCGATCACACG ACACTTAAGATGGAAACCATGGAAGTAGCTGAGCCAGTGGTGCCATTGGGAAAGGACGCAGCGACGCCAAATGACAAGGAGGCAGTGTCAGTGGACGATATGACCTCGCGAGACTACTACTTCGACTCGTATGCACACTTTGGGATTCATGAAGAGATGCTGAAGGATGAGATAAGGACAATGACGTACAGAAACAGTATGTACCACAACAAGCACCTGTTCAAGGGTAAAACGGTACTGGACATAGGCTGCGGCACAGGTATCCTGTCGATGTTCGCAGCCAAGGCAGGGGCGGCTCGCGTCATCGGCATTGAGTGCTCGAACATAGTCGAGTACGCAAAGAAGATCGTGGAGGCGAACCAGCTCTCGAATGTGATAACGATCCTGAAGGGAAAAGTGGAGGAAGTGACTCTGCCGGATGGTATTGAGAAGGTAGACATAATAATATCCGAATGGATGGGCTACTGCTTGTTCTACGAATCGATGCTGGACACGGTCCTGTTTGCCCGAGATAAGTGGCTGTGTGAAGACGGAATGCTGTTTCCGGACAAGGCGACACTTTTCATATGCGGCATCGAGGACCGCCAGTATAAGGACGAGAAGATAAACTGGTGGGACGACGTCTACGGATTTGACATGAGCAGTATCAGGAAAGTTGCGATAAGCGAGCCGCTGGTGGACGTTGTCGACCCAAAACAGGTTGTGACGAATGCTTGCCTGATAAAAGAGGTCGATCTGTACACGGTAACAAAGGCGGACCTGGATTTCACGTCGCCGTTCAATCTACAGGTGAGAAGGAACGACTACGTCCAGGCTCTGGTCACATTCTTCAACATAGAGTTTACCAAGTGCCACAAACGCATAGGATTCAGTACGGCGCCTGAGGCGCAGTACACGCACTGGAAACAGACTGTATTTTACTTTGACGATTACATGACTGTGAAAAAAGGGGAGGAAATATATGGAGTGTTCTCAATGAAGCCCAACGCGAGAAATAATCGAGACCTCGACTTCAGCATCGAACTTGACTTCAAGGGTGAATTGTGCGAGGTGCACGAAACTAATACGTACCGCATGCGCTGA
- the Art1 gene encoding protein arginine N-methyltransferase 1 isoform X2 translates to MNSITLKMETMEVAEPVVPLGKDAATPNDKEAVSVDDMTSRDYYFDSYAHFGIHEEMLKDEIRTMTYRNSMYHNKHLFKGKTVLDIGCGTGILSMFAAKAGAARVIGIECSNIVEYAKKIVEANQLSNVITILKGKVEEVTLPDGIEKVDIIISEWMGYCLFYESMLDTVLFARDKWLCEDGMLFPDKATLFICGIEDRQYKDEKINWWDDVYGFDMSSIRKVAISEPLVDVVDPKQVVTNACLIKEVDLYTVTKADLDFTSPFNLQVRRNDYVQALVTFFNIEFTKCHKRIGFSTAPEAQYTHWKQTVFYFDDYMTVKKGEEIYGVFSMKPNARNNRDLDFSIELDFKGELCEVHETNTYRMR, encoded by the exons ATGAACTCTATC ACACTTAAGATGGAAACCATGGAAGTAGCTGAGCCAGTGGTGCCATTGGGAAAGGACGCAGCGACGCCAAATGACAAGGAGGCAGTGTCAGTGGACGATATGACCTCGCGAGACTACTACTTCGACTCGTATGCACACTTTGGGATTCATGAAGAGATGCTGAAGGATGAGATAAGGACAATGACGTACAGAAACAGTATGTACCACAACAAGCACCTGTTCAAGGGTAAAACGGTACTGGACATAGGCTGCGGCACAGGTATCCTGTCGATGTTCGCAGCCAAGGCAGGGGCGGCTCGCGTCATCGGCATTGAGTGCTCGAACATAGTCGAGTACGCAAAGAAGATCGTGGAGGCGAACCAGCTCTCGAATGTGATAACGATCCTGAAGGGAAAAGTGGAGGAAGTGACTCTGCCGGATGGTATTGAGAAGGTAGACATAATAATATCCGAATGGATGGGCTACTGCTTGTTCTACGAATCGATGCTGGACACGGTCCTGTTTGCCCGAGATAAGTGGCTGTGTGAAGACGGAATGCTGTTTCCGGACAAGGCGACACTTTTCATATGCGGCATCGAGGACCGCCAGTATAAGGACGAGAAGATAAACTGGTGGGACGACGTCTACGGATTTGACATGAGCAGTATCAGGAAAGTTGCGATAAGCGAGCCGCTGGTGGACGTTGTCGACCCAAAACAGGTTGTGACGAATGCTTGCCTGATAAAAGAGGTCGATCTGTACACGGTAACAAAGGCGGACCTGGATTTCACGTCGCCGTTCAATCTACAGGTGAGAAGGAACGACTACGTCCAGGCTCTGGTCACATTCTTCAACATAGAGTTTACCAAGTGCCACAAACGCATAGGATTCAGTACGGCGCCTGAGGCGCAGTACACGCACTGGAAACAGACTGTATTTTACTTTGACGATTACATGACTGTGAAAAAAGGGGAGGAAATATATGGAGTGTTCTCAATGAAGCCCAACGCGAGAAATAATCGAGACCTCGACTTCAGCATCGAACTTGACTTCAAGGGTGAATTGTGCGAGGTGCACGAAACTAATACGTACCGCATGCGCTGA
- the Sec10 gene encoding exocyst complex component 5 yields the protein MMQQYMKELEQEPFDSEEFVERLAWRTVNDTFKDGGDKSSFDPVLVHETFLQAIKDLRVLQERQQKKCDRLEAACKEEEIRHALEILELQEKNKYAMKLFHQLDERINFVATKVLHLGDQLESVNTPRARAVEAQKLMRHFAEFLSPGPLTDPVFTDKSSLDEAADVIQKLHLIAQELPSDKFDGAKKKISAKYDEIERSLIEEFARAHSGEDATRMKELASILSHFKGYSQCVDAFIEHSQMGSFGGKDVFQDVIPMCTKNYKLMQQVFANPTQVMAKFVLNIYHLRLQKYVVAKLTDRTDSDKYLKNLYDLYSKTIKLSNDLKRFDMGTDEAYLAKLTRNIFQKHLDSYISIETKSLREKSASLLIKYYESKNHQKKQLQTGGFQELRRDLQAVIGTRTNINIAQIEDYGGETFLSEELAIALLQESKLAFQRCQILSQSSDLPVNALQILEILLQYLTSEHVDYALELGLQSVPIPESGCQPEIHFFNVVRRCNAIIHLLEKQFNDSLVPLVISTSKHGDCLAKKKAVLEQLELKLDTGLDRSINAIVGWVKIYLQNEQRKTDFKPESDVDTLNTPACLVVVQYVSTMITHIRDRLDEKNVESVLTELGVRFHRVIYEHLQQFQFNSAGAMCAICDMNAYRECAKNLKVSLVTNLFDTLHALCNLLLVKPENLKQVCTGDQLAMLDRSILINFIQLRTDYKTQKLANCLKGLAA from the exons ATGATGCAACAATACATGAAGGAGCTGGAGCAG GAGCCGTTCGATTCCGAGGAATTTGTGGAGCGCCTGGCTTGGAGAACTGTTAATGACACGTTTAAAGACGGTGGAGACAAGAGCTCCTTTGATCCAGTGCTGGTCCACGAGACGTTTCTGCAGGCAATTAAGGATTTGAGGGTGCTACAGGAGCGACAACAGAAAAAATGCGACAGGCTGGAGGCGGCATGCAAGGAGGAGGAGATTAGGCACGCGCTAGAGATCCTCGAACTCCAGGAGAAGAACAAATACGCCATGAAGTTGTTCCATCAGCTTGACGAGAGAATCAACTTTGTCGCCACGAAGGTGCTGCACCTGGGTGACCAGCTCGAGAGCGTCAACACTCCGAGAGCACGCGCGGTCGAAGCCCAAAAGTTGATGAGACACTTTGCAGAGTTTCTGAGTCCCGGGCCTTTAACGGACCCAGTTTTCACCGACAAATCGTCG CTTGACGAGGCAGCGGACGTGATACAAAAACTACATTTGATCGCACAAGAGCTTCCATCCGACAAGTTTGACGGCGCCAAAAAGAAGATCAGCGCTAAGTACGACGAGATTGAGCGGAGCTTGATAGAGGAGTTTGCCAGGGCTCACAGCGGAGAAGACGCCACACGGATGAAGGAGCTGGCCTCGATCCTGTCTCACTTCAAGGGCTATTCGCAGTGTGTCGACGCGTTCATCGAGCACAGCCAAATGGGTTCGTTCGGCGGCAAGGATGTTTTTCAGGATGTCATACCGATGTGCACCAAGAACTACAAACTGATGCAGCAGGTATTCGCTAACCCGACTCAAGTCATGGCCAAATTTGTCCTCAACATTTACCATCTCAGGCTGCAAAAATACGTTGTGGCGAAGCTTACCGATCGTACGGACTCCGACAAGTATCTGAAGAATCTTTATGACCTCTACTCAAAGACGATCAAACTATCCAACGATCTGAAGCGGTTTGATATGGGAACAGACGAGGCTTACCTCGCCAAACTCACCAGGAATATCTTTCAGAAACATCTCGATTCCTACATAAG TATCGAGACCAAGTCTCTCCGTGAGAAGTCTGCATCCCTGTTGATCAAGTACTACGAGTCTAAGAATCACCAGAAAAAGCAACTGCAAACCGGGGGCTTCCAGGAGCTGAGGAGAGACTTGCAAGCCGTAATCGGCACTAGAACGAACATCAATATAGCCCAGATTGAAGATTACGGCGGTGAGACCTTCCTCTCCGAGGAGTTGGCCATCGCTCTGCTCCAGGAGAGCAAACTGGCTTTTCAACGGTGCCAGATCCTCTCACAATCAAGCGACTTACCTGTAAACGCTCTGCAGATACTAGAAATCCTGCTACAGTATCTCACCAGCGAACACGTTGACTATGCTCTGGAATTGGGACTCCAAAGTGTCCCCATACCTGAGAGCGGATGTCAACCTGAAATCCACTTCTTCAACGTAGTCAGACGGTGCAACGCCATCATTCATCTGCTCGAAAAGCAATTCAACGACAGCCTCGTACCGCTAGTCAT ATCAACGTCAAAGCATGGGGATTGCCTGGCGAAGAAGAAAGCCGTCTTGGAGCAGCTGGAATTGAAACTGGACACGGGTTTGGACCGAAGTATAAACGCGATAGTTGGCTGGGTGAAAATTTACTTGCAGAATGAGCAGCGCAAGACAGACTTCAAGCCGGAATCGGACGTCGATACGTTGAACACCCCTGCCTGTTTAGTTGTGGTTCAATACGTTTCGACGATGATAACTCACATAAGAGACAGACTGGACGAAAAGAACGTCGAAAGTGTTCTCACAGAATTGGGGGTCAGATTCCACAGGGTGATATATGAACACTTGCAGCAGTTTCAGTTCAATTCTGCCGGCGCAATGTGCGCCATTTGTGACATGAATGCTTACAGAGAGTGTGCTAAAAATCTTAAAGTCAGCCTAGTCACGAATCTCTTTGACACATTGCACGCTCTCTGCAATTTGCTCCTCGTCAAGCCTGAGAATTTGAAGCAGGTCTGCACTGGGGATCAATTG GCCATGCTCGACAGGTCcatattgataaattttatacagcTCAGGACAGACTACAAGACTCAGAAGTTGGCAAATTGTTTGAAAGGCCTTGCTGCCTAG